The DNA region ctttaacctgaaaaaatgatactcgcagcaaataaaatgacaataacCTTATAAAATGATGTATAAGCTGGAAAAAATGACATataagctgataaaatgatactctcaacggataaaatgatattttaatctgacaaaatgatatataagctgataaaatgatacttctgacttataaaattataaaatgatactcgcagttgataaaatgatactttcagcagataaaatgataaaatgatacttctgactgataaaatgatacttctgataaaatgacatttttgtttaataaaatgatactttgggcttataaaatgataaaatgatacttctgactgataaaatgacaaaatgatacttgcagtagataaaatgatactttgggcttataaaatgacattttggCTTATAACatcattcttttgtttataaactgataaaatgatactttaacctgaaaaaatgatacttggagcagataaaatgataaaatgatacttctgacTGATAAAATGACATACTTGCagcagataaaatgataattttgggTGATTATATTCGAAACCACTATTACAAAACGCTATTATCAAGTCATATAAGTTAGTATACAAGGGGTTCAAATTCTCTGATCAtcttttcaacatcaatttctccttttttgcTGTCATTCTCAAACTTCTTCTTTATCATTGTAAGTGTCTCAAAAGCCTTCTTGTTAGTATCTCCAATAAGCAATGCTTCAGTATATCTGGCACGGAGTTTTATGAAAGACTCTGTTCCCTTCTTCGTTAAACCCGAATTCCAGTTACGAACAGGACCACCCATGTAAGTCTCCAAATGGCGCATCACATAAATTCCACAGTCAACTTTATTTGTATCGTTCTGCCATGGCATATTCATGTATCTGGTTTTTGACAGTTTGACAGTTCTTCCCATTGATGGATTGACTCCATTTCCAAGATAAGTTCGGAAGAAATTTCTCTATTCAAATAACACAAAACATACATGAGgttgattaaaaattatattatgttcCATACTGAATTATATTCAATgcattttaactaataaatattgaatgcATTTAACTAAACATACCAGAGTACTTGGTGCatcttcatatttcttctcaaGTAAATCTTCACTAACCAGAGAATTGTCAATCACATCCATCATTTGCATTTTGAGATTGAAGCAGATGATATAATAATGTTCATACGCCCAGATCGGAAAGAAtatctaattttcaaaacattatatataaatgtcattttcaaaaatataggTATGTTGTTCTGTaagggatgtgatcatatcataacgcATATTTATgatgataacctaataaccctcattttatggaagaaaagtatcattttatagaacagaatatcattttatggacgaaaaatatcattttatcatgtataaatatcatttttagtaaaaatgatacttttga from Salvia hispanica cultivar TCC Black 2014 unplaced genomic scaffold, UniMelb_Shisp_WGS_1.0 HiC_scaffold_389, whole genome shotgun sequence includes:
- the LOC125199120 gene encoding uncharacterized protein LOC125199120; the protein is MQMMDVIDNSLVSEDLLEKKYEDAPSTLRNFFRTYLGNGVNPSMGRTVKLSKTRYMNMPWQNDTNKVDCGIYVMRHLETYMGGPVRNWNSGLTKKGTESFIKLRARYTEALLIGDTNKKAFETLTMIKKKFENDSKKGEIDVEKMIREFEPLVY